A genomic window from Antedon mediterranea chromosome 4, ecAntMedi1.1, whole genome shotgun sequence includes:
- the LOC140047861 gene encoding pseudouridylate synthase 1 homolog isoform X2: protein MLRKVQKLLQQFKILPSVTKMSEVIDIDKLSAKRPAEKKNEDLDVKKQKTEDGTLATNETKKHMKRKVAILMSYSGVGYKGMQFNKGVKTIEEELFKAMTKAEAVTESMAEHLGKMSFQRCARTDKGVSAAGQVVSMKMFLLDDVVDRINQHLPDQIRVMDIKRTMGRFDSRRECGMRTYIYVCPTFAFSPAEEIVVEAYRSNDETIDRVNSLLKYYHGSKNFHNFTSGKKFNDPSAFRYIKDFSCNKPFIQDGLEFSILKVRGQSFMLHQIRKMVGLILAVVRGLAHESVINKAFEEDKLDIPKAPGLGLVLESVHYDHYNEKWGSDGMHEALTWDESKDKVEAFKTDFIYPTIISTEKAENTMMTWLGTLLYHSYANTSLGGKLIKAKKDLQEVHTSMMEEKSDTDSKALEIPTSSADKQNIDTTETMTEETAKNEDNVTDEEERLQVKEKSAR, encoded by the exons ATGCTTCGAAAGGTTCAAAAGTTACTGCAGCAGTTTAAGATATTGCCATCTGTAACAAAAATGTCAGAGGTCATCGATATCGATAAACTGTCTGCAAAAAGGCCAGCAGAGAAAAAGAATGAAGATCTcgatgtaaaaaaacaaaaaactgag GATGGAACGCTAGCTACAAATGAAACAAAGAAACACATGAAAAGGAAAGTGGCTATTCTGATGAGTTATTCTGGAGTTGGCTACAAGGGTATGCAATT TAATAAGGGGGTTAAAACGATAGAGGAAGAACTTTTTAAAGCAATGACAAAAGCGGAGGCAGTGACAGAGAGCATGGCGGAACATCTTGGAAAGATGTCATTCCAACGATGCGCAAGAACAGATAAAGGAGTTTCAGCCGCGGGCCAAGTTGTCTCCATGAAGATGTTTCTATTAGATGACGTTGTTGACAGAATTAATCAACACTTACCAGATCAAATTCGTGTAATGG ATATCAAGAGAACAATGGGTAGATTTGATTCTCGACGTGAGTGTGGAATGCGAACATATATTTATGTTTGCCCGACTTTTGCGTTTTCACCAGCAGAAGAAATCGTTGTAGAAGCGTATAGATCAAATG ATGAAACTATTGACAGAGTAAACAGTTTACTTAAATATTACCATGGTTCAAagaattttcataattttacatCGGGCAA AAAATTCAACGACCCAAGTGCTTTTCGTTATATAAAAGATTTCTCATGTAACAAACCATTCATACAAGATGGATTGGAGTTCTCGATCTTaaaggtcagaggtcaaagctTTATGCTTCATCAAATCAGAAAGATGGTTG GCTTAATATTAGCTGTGGTGAGAGGCCTGGCACATGAATCAGTAATAAACAAGGCCTTCGAAGAAGATAAGTTAGACATTCCAAAGGCCCCAGGTCTTGGCCTAGTCCTTGAAAGT GTGCACTATGatcattataatgaaaaatGGGGGAGCGATGGAATGCATGAAGCTTTGACATGGGACGAGAGTAAG GATAAAGTAGAAGCCTTTAAAACAGATTTCATCTATCCAACAATTATATCAACAGAGAAGGCAGAGAATAC TATGATGACATGGCTAGGAACACTACTATATCACAGTTATGCAAATACATCATTAGGGGGAAAGCTGATAAAGGCTAAGAAAGACTTGCAAGAAGTTCACACATCCATG ATGGAAGAGAAGTCAGATACAGACTCTAAAGCATTGGAAATACCTACTAGTTCAGCagacaaacaaaatatagaCACAACAGAAACAATGACAGAGGAAACTGCaaaaaatgaagataatgttaCAGATGAGGAAGAGAGGTTACAAGTAAAAGAAAAAAGTGCTAGGTAG
- the LOC140046202 gene encoding C-terminal-binding protein 1-like isoform X3: MDKRKPKRPRMSVDRIAEENLALRMKSPSELARIFGGGSWGVKTVQDSIRHPGSNVPGSNPVGRPLVALLDGRDCSIEMPILKDVATVAFCDAQSTHEIHEKVLNEAVGALLYHSITLTREDLEKFKALRVIVRIGSGYDNIDIKAAGDLGIAVCNVPGYSVEETADSTLCMILNIYRRTFWMADMLKQGKKLGGVEQIRESAVGATRIRGETLGIIGLGRVGTAVAQRARVFGFNVLFYDPYLADGIEKSLGLTRVYTLQDLLFQSDCVTLHCSLNEHNHHLINEFTIKQMRQGAFLVNTSRGGLIDENALAAALKEGRIRAAALDVHENEPFSFQTGPLKDAPNLICTPHCSWYSEQSSTEVRESAAGEVRRGITGRLPHSLRNCINKEYIHTQGSGAPWPEPPHPELNGSAVPAYSRFTPAPVLMQPAAPPSQPPPQQVENHGVVPGALSAVVPMTIHSDQAINAVNAKIETGEQ; encoded by the exons AAAACCTTGCCTTACGAATGAAATCACCGAGTGAACTAGCCAGAATTTTTGGAGGCGGTAGTTGGGGCGTTAAGACGGTCCAAGACA GTATACGCCACCCAGGTTCTAATGTCCCCGGATCAAACCCAGTTGGCAGGCCGTTGGTGGCGCTGCTTGATGGCCGCGACTGTAGTATTGAAATGCCCATACTAAAAGATGTTGCTACTGTAGCGTTCTGTGATGCCCAGTCTACACATGAAATTCACGAGAAG GTTTTAAATGAAGCCGTGGGGGCGCTATTGTACCACTCCATTACATTAACCAGAGAAGATCTGGAAAAATTCAAAGCCTTGCGAGTTATAGTACGCATCGGCTCCGGCTACgataatattgatattaaagCCGCTGGAGATCTAG GTATTGCTGTCTGCAATGTACCAGGCTACAGTGTGGAAGAGACGGCTGATTCCACCCTCTGTATGATACTTAATATATACAGACGGACATTCTGGATGGCCGATATGCTAAAACAAGGTAAAAAGCTAGGAGGTGTTGAACAAATCCGCGAGTCTGCTGTCGGAGCAACGAGAATAAGAGGCGAGACCCTTGGAATCATTGGGCTAG GTCGTGTTGGCACTGCAGTAGCCCAACGTGCAAGGGTATTTGGTTTTAATGTGTTGTTTTATGACCCGTATCTAGCAGATGGTATTGAGAAATCTCTTGGTTTAACTAGAGTCTACACCCTACAG GATTTGTTATTCCAGAGTGATTGTGTAACATTACATTGTTCACTAAACGAGCATAATCATCATTTAATAAACGAGTTCACCATTAAACAGATGCGTCAAGGAGCGTTCCTTGTGAACACATCCAGAGGGGGACTGATAGATGAAAATGCCCTTGCTGCTGCACTCAAAGAAGGCAGGATTCGTGCCGCTGCTCTTGACGTACATGAGAACGAGCCGTTTAGTTTCCAGACCGGTCCGTTGAAAGATGCTCCTAATCTGATATGTACCCCGCACTGTTCTTGGTACAGCGAACAGAGCAGCACAGAAGTGAGAGAAAGCGCTGCTGGTGAAGTTCGTAGAGGTATTACTGGCCGTCTTCCACACAGTTTGCGTAATTGTATTAATAAGGAGTATATACACACGCAAGGTAGCGGCGCTCCTTGGCCCGAACCACCGCATCCCGAATTGAACGGATCCGCCGTGCCTGCATATTCTCGCTTTACTCCAGCTCCTGTATTAATGCAGCCTGCAGCTCCGCCATCTCAGCCACCGCCCCAACAAGTCGAGAACCACGGGGTTGTACCCGGCGCGTTGAGCGCTGTAGTACCAATGACAATACACTCGGACCAAGCCATAAACGCTGTTAATGCCAAAATCGAAACTGGCGAACAGTAA
- the LOC140047861 gene encoding pseudouridylate synthase 1 homolog isoform X1, whose translation MLRKVQKLLQQFKILPSVTKMSEVIDIDKLSAKRPAEKKNEDLDVKKQKTEDGTLATNETKKHMKRKVAILMSYSGVGYKGMQFNKGVKTIEEELFKAMTKAEAVTESMAEHLGKMSFQRCARTDKGVSAAGQVVSMKMFLLDDVVDRINQHLPDQIRVMDYKRVINSFDSKNRCDYRTYSYMTPTFAFQPIEQFTTDAFRVKDETIDRVNSLLKYYHGSKNFHNFTSGKKFNDPSAFRYIKDFSCNKPFIQDGLEFSILKVRGQSFMLHQIRKMVGLILAVVRGLAHESVINKAFEEDKLDIPKAPGLGLVLESVHYDHYNEKWGSDGMHEALTWDESKDKVEAFKTDFIYPTIISTEKAENTMMTWLGTLLYHSYANTSLGGKLIKAKKDLQEVHTSMMEEKSDTDSKALEIPTSSADKQNIDTTETMTEETAKNEDNVTDEEERLQVKEKSAR comes from the exons ATGCTTCGAAAGGTTCAAAAGTTACTGCAGCAGTTTAAGATATTGCCATCTGTAACAAAAATGTCAGAGGTCATCGATATCGATAAACTGTCTGCAAAAAGGCCAGCAGAGAAAAAGAATGAAGATCTcgatgtaaaaaaacaaaaaactgag GATGGAACGCTAGCTACAAATGAAACAAAGAAACACATGAAAAGGAAAGTGGCTATTCTGATGAGTTATTCTGGAGTTGGCTACAAGGGTATGCAATT TAATAAGGGGGTTAAAACGATAGAGGAAGAACTTTTTAAAGCAATGACAAAAGCGGAGGCAGTGACAGAGAGCATGGCGGAACATCTTGGAAAGATGTCATTCCAACGATGCGCAAGAACAGATAAAGGAGTTTCAGCCGCGGGCCAAGTTGTCTCCATGAAGATGTTTCTATTAGATGACGTTGTTGACAGAATTAATCAACACTTACCAGATCAAATTCGTGTAATGG ATTATAAACGAGTGATCAACAGTTTCGACAGTAAAAATCGCTGCGACTACCGTACATATTCATACATGACTCCTACCTTCGCTTTCCAGCCCATCGAACAATTCACTACCGACGCATTTCGAGTCAAAG ATGAAACTATTGACAGAGTAAACAGTTTACTTAAATATTACCATGGTTCAAagaattttcataattttacatCGGGCAA AAAATTCAACGACCCAAGTGCTTTTCGTTATATAAAAGATTTCTCATGTAACAAACCATTCATACAAGATGGATTGGAGTTCTCGATCTTaaaggtcagaggtcaaagctTTATGCTTCATCAAATCAGAAAGATGGTTG GCTTAATATTAGCTGTGGTGAGAGGCCTGGCACATGAATCAGTAATAAACAAGGCCTTCGAAGAAGATAAGTTAGACATTCCAAAGGCCCCAGGTCTTGGCCTAGTCCTTGAAAGT GTGCACTATGatcattataatgaaaaatGGGGGAGCGATGGAATGCATGAAGCTTTGACATGGGACGAGAGTAAG GATAAAGTAGAAGCCTTTAAAACAGATTTCATCTATCCAACAATTATATCAACAGAGAAGGCAGAGAATAC TATGATGACATGGCTAGGAACACTACTATATCACAGTTATGCAAATACATCATTAGGGGGAAAGCTGATAAAGGCTAAGAAAGACTTGCAAGAAGTTCACACATCCATG ATGGAAGAGAAGTCAGATACAGACTCTAAAGCATTGGAAATACCTACTAGTTCAGCagacaaacaaaatatagaCACAACAGAAACAATGACAGAGGAAACTGCaaaaaatgaagataatgttaCAGATGAGGAAGAGAGGTTACAAGTAAAAGAAAAAAGTGCTAGGTAG
- the LOC140047860 gene encoding glycosylphosphatidylinositol anchor attachment 1 protein-like, translating to MGLMSNTKTHAKLADIINKYHRKLSVACYVIGIAYFLALANPSLNARTYFSENALLPGLVEREFLTDKNVKSYTNELLELVKKQDLLPVDWLSEKFSEIGLEVYHQNFTSNHPFLERYGKNRRNIKIVEGTNVYGILRAPRIASTEAVVVTVPYRGRVAEHKYGGTNHGIAMMLGLAKFFREYTYWSKDVIFVVVDQEYIGMEAWLTSYYSLPSEYIQSSPMFGRSGPVMGAINLEHGSEFIDSLDIRIEGMNGQLPNLDLFNLVVNLCGREGIPVTFQGNHDAKYSRQNQLEGFKDNLDTMIKNLAYQATGRPRGLHGLFLKYRVEAVTLHTKMSPVKSGRNFRAMGRVLEGIFRSLNNLLERFHQSFFFYFLAGTHRYISIGLYMPPFGLVIVPSILHGLAMWIACGDSLDEESKQEEDSKESKLYIRKSRPFSSIVPIIIGAYITGMLLHYSPVLFVSKYSSLFGLSPIDAVPLGVVAFYTGSAFLPILSGRSWHRIVQGQSRKCEWQLLKCFGLIWHAITISTISLTNFALGYFLSVVITPVYVLIRPRKRRIFSLLQAVLLLCVCPPFLVYFGLVGYCLLVDNFTSIGQLLVSATSLWQEGLFAVVTDSYLHSGWNLGLAALVVFPNWFIFWALNLKKVEST from the coding sequence ATGGGATTAATGAGTAACACAAAAACGCATGCCAAGCTTGCAGACATCATCAACAAATACCACCGGAAGCTGAGCGTTGCTTGTTACGTAATCGGAATCGCATACTTCTTGGCGTTGGCCAACCCGTCACTCAACGCTCGAACTTATTTCTCGGAGAATGCTCTTCTACCTGGATTAGTGGAACGAGAATTTTTGActgacaaaaatgtaaaaagttATACAAATGAACTTCTTGAACTTGTTAAAAAACAGGATTTGCTTCCTGTTGATTGGCTGTCTGAAAAGTTTTCTGAAATTGGGCTTGAGGTTTATCATCAGAATTTCACATCAAATCATCCATTCCTTGAACGATACGGAAAAAATAGACGTAATATAAAAATTGTTGAAGGAACAAATGTGTATGGAATTTTAAGAGCTCCACGCATAGCGAGTACCGAAGCGGTTGTTGTGACTGTGCCGTACCGCGGCAGGGTTGCTGAGCATAAATACGGCGGCACTAATCACGGTATAGCCATGATGCTTGGGTTGGCAAAGTTTTTCAGAGAGTATACCTACTGGTCTAAAGATGTTATATTTGTTGTCGTTGATCAAGAGTACATCGGTATGGAAGCCTGGCTGACATCTTACTATAGTCTGCCGTCAGAGTACATTCAATCATCGCCAATGTTTGGTCGCAGTGGCCCAGTTATGGGAGCGATTAACCTAGAGCATGGATCAGAATTCATAGACTCTCTGGATATCCGGATTGAAGGAATGAATGGACAGTTACCAAATCTTGACCTGTTTAACTTGGTAGTGAATCTCTGTGGACGTGAAGGCATCCCAGTTACCTTTCAAGGCAACCATGATGCCAAATATAGTAGACAGAATCAATTGGAAGGATTCAAAGATAATTTAGACACTATGATTAAAAATCTAGCTTACCAAGCTACAGGCAGGCCACGCGGTCTTCATGGCCTCTTTCTCAAATACCGCGTAGAAGCTGTTACTCTTCACACCAAGATGTCTCCAGTAAAGTCTGGTCGGAACTTCCGAGCAATGGGAAGAGTTTTAGAAGGAATATTTCGCAGTCTGAATAATCTTCTTGAAAGATTTCACCAGTCCTTCTTTTTCTACTTTCTTGCGGGAACGCATAGATACATATCAATTGGACTTTACATGCCACCGTTTGGACTGGTTATTGTTCCTTCCATACTACATGGTCTAGCTATGTGGATTGCATGTGGAGACTCTTTAGATGAAGAAAGCAAGCAAGAAGAAGATTCCAAAGAAAGCAAACTATATATTAGAAAATCTAGGCCCTTTAGTTCTATCGTACCGATCATTATTGGTGCATACATCACAGGAATGTTATTGCATTATAGTCCTGTGCTATTTGTcagtaaatacagtagtttgtTTGGTCTTAGCCCTATAGATGCAGTTCCGCTTGGTGTGGTTGCATTTTATACTGGCTCAGCTTTTCTCCCGATCCTTAGTGGCCGCAGCTGGCATAGGATCGTGCAAGGCCAAAGTAGAAAGTGTGAATGGCAGTTGTTAAAATGTTTTGGGCTTATTTGGCATGCAATAACCATCTCGACAATATCCTTAACAAATTTTGCATTAGGCTATTTTCTTTCTGTTGTTATTACACCAGTGTATGTTTTAATTAGACCACGAAAAAGAAGAATATTTTCTCTTTTGCAAGCAGTTTTGTTGCTCTGTGTCTGCCCTCCCTTTTTAGTGTATTTTGGGCTTGTTGGATATTGTCTTTTAGTTGATAACTTTACAAGCATAGGGCAGTTGCTAGTCTCTGCTACCAGCCTTTGGCAAGAGGGTCTGTTTGCTGTTGTTACTGACAGTTATCTTCATAGTGGCTGGAATTTAGGTCTAGCAGCTCTGGTGGTATTTCCAAATTGGTTTATATTCTGGGCTTTAAACCTCAAAAAAGTTGAAAGtacttaa